A window from Actinomycetospora corticicola encodes these proteins:
- a CDS encoding LysR family transcriptional regulator, producing the protein MLDPRRLLTLRAVVRAGSMTSAAAELGYTPSAVSQQVAALERETGTPLLVRHARGVLPTEAGALLVEHAEVVAGRLARAAEEVGDLTALRAGRLRLASFASAGARLLPGAIGAFRRRHPAVRLSLELAEPDECPDRLRDGDLDLAITFGYVPGPAPDTDGLTATFLFDDAVNVALPAGHPALEDTLVASDEIDVSTLRDAAWIRDAGSLCREQLVDMCATAGYVPNIAFDSDDFPMVSGLVESGVGVALVPDLAVHQMGRRVVLRRLRPRVVRRIEALTLPNPAPATAAMLDVLRSRRAA; encoded by the coding sequence ATGCTCGACCCACGGCGCCTGCTCACCCTGCGCGCGGTGGTGCGGGCGGGCTCGATGACGTCGGCCGCCGCCGAGCTCGGGTACACGCCGTCCGCCGTGTCGCAGCAGGTCGCGGCGCTGGAGCGGGAGACGGGGACCCCGCTGCTCGTGCGCCACGCCCGCGGGGTGCTCCCCACCGAGGCCGGGGCGTTGCTCGTCGAGCACGCCGAGGTGGTCGCCGGACGCCTCGCACGGGCCGCGGAGGAGGTGGGCGACCTCACCGCGCTCCGGGCGGGACGGCTGCGCCTCGCCTCGTTCGCGAGCGCCGGGGCCCGGCTCCTGCCGGGGGCCATCGGGGCGTTCCGGCGCCGCCACCCGGCGGTGCGGCTCTCGCTGGAGCTGGCCGAGCCGGACGAGTGCCCCGACCGGCTGCGCGACGGGGACCTCGACCTCGCCATCACCTTCGGCTACGTGCCGGGACCGGCGCCGGACACCGACGGGCTCACCGCCACGTTCCTGTTCGACGACGCCGTGAACGTCGCCCTCCCGGCCGGTCACCCGGCGCTCGAGGACACGCTCGTCGCGTCCGACGAGATCGACGTCTCGACGCTGCGGGACGCCGCCTGGATCCGCGACGCCGGGAGCCTGTGCCGCGAGCAGCTCGTCGACATGTGCGCGACGGCGGGCTACGTCCCGAACATCGCCTTCGACTCGGACGACTTCCCGATGGTCAGCGGGCTCGTGGAGTCCGGTGTCGGGGTCGCGCTCGTCCCCGACCTCGCCGTGCACCAGATGGGGCGTCGGGTCGTGCTGCGCCGGCTGCGACCGCGCGTGGTGCGGCGCATCGAGGCGCTGACGCTGCCCAACCCGGCGCCTGCCACCGCCGCCATGCTCGACGTGCTCCGGTCACGTCGGGCGGCCTGA
- a CDS encoding YiaA/YiaB family inner membrane protein encodes MATAPARPVTAAFAAQAALSFGASLVALGVGLVYLPVDGWVRGFLAVGLLWCVTSAFTLAKVVRDRQEEGTIIGRVDQARLDKLLAEHDPFAG; translated from the coding sequence ATGGCTACCGCTCCGGCTCGTCCCGTCACCGCCGCCTTCGCCGCGCAGGCCGCGCTCTCCTTCGGCGCCTCGCTGGTCGCCCTCGGCGTGGGGCTGGTCTACCTCCCCGTCGACGGCTGGGTGCGCGGCTTCCTCGCCGTCGGCCTGCTCTGGTGCGTGACCTCGGCGTTCACGCTCGCCAAGGTCGTCCGCGACCGCCAGGAGGAGGGCACGATCATCGGTCGCGTCGACCAGGCCCGGCTGGACAAGCTGCTCGCCGAGCACGATCCGTTCGCGGGCTGA
- a CDS encoding TetR family transcriptional regulator: MAEVKSRRGEYTEATRRALLDAAARLFTERGFARTSLDDVATDARVTKGAIYHHFASKTGLFEVLFDEVEEKENDRARAAFVAEPDPALGVLAALDQFLLACSEPVYGALVFREAPLALGWDAWRRCEEKYSYALLSDMLTALADAGRIPPHVGEALPSIAFGMLGAAGQLLIRSPAEDRERVRAECRLPFVALLAGLSSTTDS; this comes from the coding sequence GTGGCCGAGGTCAAGAGTCGTCGCGGGGAGTACACCGAGGCGACGCGCCGTGCCCTGCTGGACGCGGCCGCGCGCCTGTTCACCGAGCGCGGGTTCGCGCGGACGTCGCTCGACGACGTCGCGACCGACGCCCGGGTGACCAAGGGCGCGATCTACCACCACTTCGCGAGCAAGACCGGGCTGTTCGAGGTGCTCTTCGACGAGGTCGAGGAGAAGGAGAACGACCGGGCGCGGGCCGCGTTCGTCGCGGAGCCCGACCCGGCGCTCGGCGTGCTCGCCGCCCTGGACCAGTTCCTGCTCGCCTGCTCGGAGCCGGTGTACGGCGCCCTCGTGTTCCGCGAGGCCCCGCTCGCCCTCGGCTGGGACGCGTGGCGGCGCTGCGAGGAGAAGTACTCCTACGCGCTGCTCTCGGACATGCTCACCGCACTCGCCGACGCCGGCCGCATCCCGCCGCACGTCGGCGAGGCGCTGCCCAGCATCGCGTTCGGCATGCTCGGCGCGGCCGGCCAGCTCCTCATCCGGAGCCCCGCGGAGGACCGGGAGCGCGTCCGTGCGGAATGCCGGCTGCCCTTCGTGGCCCTGTTGGCGGGTCTGAGTAGCACCACGGATTCCTGA